A window of the Hallerella porci genome harbors these coding sequences:
- a CDS encoding DUF4160 domain-containing protein, giving the protein MPKYFEFKVTGYYLYFTSFCIIECMHVHASDKFLTEKGSAKFFVKENGDSILQNRGILNDREIAKIQSFIKDNYKDMYIKWSEYSKNGFFENEK; this is encoded by the coding sequence ATGCCTAAATATTTTGAATTTAAAGTCACTGGCTATTATTTATATTTCACCTCTTTTTGCATTATTGAATGCATGCATGTTCATGCAAGCGATAAATTTCTCACAGAAAAAGGATCCGCAAAATTTTTTGTTAAAGAAAATGGTGATAGCATTTTACAAAATCGCGGAATTTTAAACGATAGAGAAATTGCAAAAATTCAAAGTTTTATTAAAGACAATTACAAAGATATGTATATCAAATGGTCTGAATACAGCAAAAATGGATTTTTTGAAAACGAAAAATAG
- a CDS encoding DUF7723 family protein, translated as MKKIADNADMIVNGYAFTQNNENYRVLNLNKPEHALVIDSNGNVLETSMDDIEIQIVKDYFLKNKKYMETSHA; from the coding sequence TTGAAGAAAATCGCAGATAATGCAGATATGATTGTAAATGGATATGCCTTTACTCAAAATAACGAAAATTATCGAGTTTTGAATTTAAATAAACCTGAACACGCTTTAGTCATTGATTCAAATGGCAATGTCTTAGAAACTTCAATGGATGACATTGAAATTCAAATTGTAAAAGATTATTTCTTGAAAAACAAAAAATATATGGAAACTAGCCATGCCTAA
- a CDS encoding DUF7724 family protein, translated as MDCAILSNDQHFTIFSYGDYKIRFRSPYSLEYYTQIKEWNNGYLVVMAKYKHNANPEEEYIDLIPILEDLYIESNQFLKPIKEVKIGKHKIEENRR; from the coding sequence ATGGATTGCGCCATTTTAAGTAACGATCAGCACTTTACGATATTTTCGTATGGCGATTACAAAATTCGCTTCAGAAGTCCTTATTCTTTAGAGTATTACACACAAATTAAGGAATGGAATAATGGTTACCTTGTCGTAATGGCGAAATATAAGCACAACGCAAACCCCGAAGAAGAATACATTGACTTAATCCCAATTCTTGAAGATTTGTATATTGAAAGCAATCAATTTCTAAAACCAATTAAAGAGGTGAAAATTGGAAAACACAAAATTGAAGAAAATCGCAGATAA
- a CDS encoding DUF4418 family protein, translating into MKNRILFAVLFFAFGILIALLTQFVLPFCASENGMRCYDSKIADFILGILIALWSAVTFFIHREKIRASFFIFIAALNLLVAFIPSWIVGTCPKIHMPCHAIAAPILLVLGILFAAISLGNAIYLFKSRRKNEIIQK; encoded by the coding sequence GTGAAAAATCGAATTTTATTTGCCGTTTTATTTTTTGCTTTTGGAATTCTCATCGCACTGTTGACGCAATTTGTGCTGCCGTTTTGTGCAAGTGAAAATGGAATGCGTTGCTACGATTCTAAAATCGCAGATTTTATTTTAGGCATTTTGATTGCATTATGGAGTGCTGTAACTTTTTTCATTCATCGAGAAAAAATTCGCGCATCATTTTTCATTTTTATCGCAGCGTTAAATTTATTGGTCGCGTTTATTCCTTCGTGGATTGTGGGAACTTGCCCTAAAATTCACATGCCTTGTCATGCGATTGCTGCGCCGATTTTATTGGTATTAGGAATTTTATTTGCTGCGATTTCTTTGGGCAATGCAATTTATTTATTCAAGTCCAGGAGAAAAAATGAAATTATCCAAAAATGA
- a CDS encoding ABC transporter permease produces the protein MKLSKNDYLLFALIAFLASILFSGLLFSSSLDAGLSKFSSRFGADVIVFPQGSAIPKNGILLQGDLKTANLPQELLHFIRTQNGIQKATPQLFFSSLGASCCEKKVNIIGFDPKSDFVIQPWIAKKFGKEIPSNALIVGSDIQINAEKSIRFFDEEFEIAASLEPLGNSLDQAVFATIETVEKIKAAAKKKGFQFDETETGISAILIKTNENFDGKKFSQNVHSHFDGIQIASKKEMFSEIVKTVNLFQVISYALIILFLAIAFGCILIVFSLFIQERKEELKVIYLVGGSKSLIKKLVAIRVFKGSLAGSFLGILFGVLLTFPFRIALSDYFGFSLTLSHSFSFFLILLTAFFIPIFAAEFAVWIHFRRLVKQFNWG, from the coding sequence ATGAAATTATCCAAAAATGATTATTTGCTTTTTGCCTTGATTGCGTTTCTCGCTTCGATTTTATTTTCGGGACTTTTATTTTCGTCTAGTTTAGATGCGGGACTTTCGAAATTTTCTTCGCGCTTCGGTGCCGATGTCATTGTATTTCCGCAAGGTTCTGCGATTCCCAAAAATGGAATTCTTTTACAAGGCGATTTGAAAACAGCCAATTTGCCGCAGGAACTTTTGCATTTTATTCGAACGCAAAATGGAATTCAAAAGGCGACGCCGCAATTATTCTTTTCTTCGTTAGGCGCGAGTTGCTGCGAAAAGAAAGTGAACATTATTGGCTTTGATCCGAAAAGTGATTTTGTGATTCAGCCGTGGATTGCAAAAAAATTCGGAAAAGAAATTCCGTCGAATGCGTTAATCGTCGGCAGCGATATTCAAATCAATGCCGAAAAATCGATTCGATTTTTTGATGAAGAATTTGAAATTGCTGCGAGCTTAGAACCGCTTGGAAATAGCTTAGATCAAGCTGTCTTCGCGACGATTGAAACCGTAGAAAAAATCAAAGCTGCCGCGAAAAAGAAAGGCTTTCAATTCGACGAAACGGAAACGGGAATTTCAGCGATTTTAATCAAGACGAATGAAAATTTTGACGGGAAAAAATTTTCGCAAAATGTGCATTCGCATTTTGATGGCATTCAAATTGCATCGAAAAAAGAAATGTTTTCCGAAATTGTGAAAACGGTGAATTTATTTCAAGTCATTTCATATGCGCTGATTATTTTATTTTTAGCGATTGCGTTTGGCTGCATTTTGATTGTCTTTTCGCTTTTTATTCAAGAACGCAAAGAAGAATTGAAAGTGATTTATCTTGTAGGCGGCAGTAAAAGTCTAATAAAAAAATTAGTGGCAATTCGAGTTTTCAAAGGAAGCCTCGCGGGAAGTTTTCTCGGCATTCTTTTTGGCGTTTTGTTGACATTTCCATTTCGCATTGCACTTAGCGATTACTTTGGATTTTCACTCACTTTGTCTCATTCATTTTCTTTCTTTCTGATTCTTTTGACTGCATTTTTCATTCCTATTTTCGCGGCGGAATTTGCGGTTTGGATTCATTTTCGTCGTCTTGTAAAACAATTTAATTGGGGGTAA
- a CDS encoding ABC transporter ATP-binding protein: protein MLVAQNLSKIFHRKKDSFYAVKNANLTLFDGDFVSVFGESGSGKSTLLKMLSGMISPSEGNILWNQESYFAHDDIWRAELRNEFIGIIPQEIFLLNDLTVLQNVLLPRTIAKNFKKTRSALSANAYAISLLERLGVAHLANEFAQNLSGGEIRRIAFARALMNEPQIIIADEPTSNLDDENSRLILKIFQEESQKGNIVIVATHDEILKNISQRIYFMKRGVLSEVDSLNL from the coding sequence ATGCTTGTCGCTCAGAATTTATCGAAAATTTTTCATCGAAAAAAGGATTCTTTTTATGCGGTAAAGAATGCGAATCTCACTTTATTTGACGGGGATTTTGTTTCGGTCTTTGGCGAATCGGGAAGTGGAAAAAGTACACTTCTTAAAATGCTCTCCGGAATGATTTCGCCATCCGAAGGAAATATTTTATGGAATCAAGAATCGTATTTTGCGCATGATGATATTTGGCGGGCAGAGCTGCGCAATGAATTTATCGGAATTATTCCGCAAGAAATTTTTCTTTTGAACGATTTGACGGTTTTGCAAAATGTTCTTTTGCCGCGGACAATTGCAAAAAATTTTAAAAAGACGCGAAGCGCATTAAGTGCAAATGCCTACGCGATTTCTTTATTAGAAAGATTAGGCGTTGCGCATTTAGCAAATGAATTTGCACAAAATTTATCGGGCGGAGAAATTCGTCGCATCGCTTTTGCGCGGGCGTTGATGAATGAACCGCAAATCATTATTGCCGACGAACCGACAAGTAATTTAGACGATGAAAATTCTCGATTGATTTTAAAAATTTTTCAAGAAGAATCGCAAAAAGGAAATATAGTAATCGTCGCCACTCACGATGAAATTTTGAAAAATATTTCCCAGCGAATTTACTTTATGAAACGCGGCGTTTTAAGCGAAGTGGATAGTTTAAATCTATAA
- a CDS encoding PLP-dependent cysteine synthase family protein encodes MHYYNSTQDLIGHTPLVKLNHVGNFTGVNLFAKLELWNPAGSVKDRTGKFMVEDAFKAGTLKVGGTIVEATAGNMGLGIAFAALNKGVKVIFVVPTKFSEEKKILMKALGAEIISTPREEGMLGAERKSNELIEKIPGAISLRQFHNPSNPKAHYETTGPEIFEDLDGHVDYLVAAAGSGGTFAGIVKFLKEKNPNIQGILADPIGSTMGGGEHSDYNLEGIGNDFVPETMNMNLVDEVIKISDDEAFEGSRELASKEGIFAGSSSGAAFAAAKKLIAQGAKGNVVFILPDRGDRYFSKNLYR; translated from the coding sequence ATGCACTATTATAATTCGACGCAAGATTTGATTGGGCACACGCCTCTTGTAAAATTAAACCATGTCGGAAATTTTACCGGCGTCAATTTATTTGCCAAATTAGAACTTTGGAATCCTGCGGGAAGCGTAAAAGATCGCACCGGAAAATTTATGGTCGAAGACGCTTTTAAAGCGGGAACGTTAAAAGTCGGCGGCACCATTGTCGAAGCTACCGCAGGAAACATGGGCTTAGGCATTGCTTTTGCCGCTTTGAATAAAGGCGTAAAAGTGATATTTGTCGTGCCAACGAAATTTTCAGAAGAAAAGAAAATTTTGATGAAAGCGTTGGGTGCAGAAATTATTAGCACGCCGCGCGAAGAAGGCATGCTCGGCGCAGAACGCAAATCGAATGAATTGATTGAAAAAATTCCGGGCGCGATTTCGTTACGCCAATTTCACAATCCGAGTAATCCCAAAGCGCATTACGAAACAACGGGACCAGAGATCTTTGAAGATTTAGATGGTCACGTGGATTATTTAGTTGCAGCTGCAGGAAGCGGCGGCACTTTCGCAGGAATTGTCAAATTCTTGAAAGAAAAAAATCCAAACATCCAAGGAATTTTAGCAGACCCAATCGGCTCTACAATGGGCGGCGGCGAACATTCCGATTATAATCTCGAAGGCATTGGAAATGATTTTGTGCCCGAAACGATGAACATGAATTTGGTCGATGAAGTTATCAAAATTTCGGACGATGAAGCGTTTGAGGGCTCTCGGGAACTCGCTTCAAAAGAAGGAATTTTTGCGGGTTCTTCATCGGGAGCGGCATTCGCTGCTGCCAAAAAATTGATTGCCCAAGGCGCAAAAGGAAATGTTGTATTTATTTTGCCCGATCGCGGCGACAGATATTTTTCGAAAAATCTCTATCGTTAA
- a CDS encoding carboxymuconolactone decarboxylase family protein — MARVKFIESVEEAQGKAKEAYTKLVDAGKITNMKRALLQDYATYEAYMAWYVSWNRLVEVVGLRAATIYAHAISTTNSCQLCSLFFISDLKALGIDPKNFETDEKEKALIELAHQIVKDPTKVSDAQIDELKKFFSDPELVAVVGFAGQMIATNNFNSVFKIDVDKRLIPIQGEFKPATWRENIK; from the coding sequence ATGGCAAGAGTCAAATTCATTGAATCGGTTGAAGAAGCTCAAGGTAAAGCAAAAGAAGCTTATACGAAACTCGTTGATGCTGGAAAAATCACGAACATGAAACGCGCCTTGTTGCAAGATTATGCGACATACGAAGCGTATATGGCTTGGTATGTTTCGTGGAATCGTTTAGTCGAAGTGGTAGGACTTCGCGCGGCAACGATTTATGCGCATGCGATTTCAACAACAAATAGTTGCCAACTTTGCTCGCTCTTTTTCATCAGCGATTTAAAAGCTTTAGGAATTGATCCGAAAAATTTTGAAACCGATGAAAAAGAAAAAGCGTTGATTGAACTCGCACATCAAATTGTGAAAGATCCCACCAAAGTGAGCGATGCGCAAATTGATGAACTGAAAAAGTTTTTCAGCGATCCTGAATTAGTTGCAGTTGTTGGTTTTGCTGGCCAAATGATTGCGACGAATAATTTTAATTCCGTCTTCAAAATCGATGTGGATAAGCGCTTGATTCCAATTCAAGGAGAATTTAAGCCCGCGACTTGGCGCGAAAATATCAAGTAA
- a CDS encoding ABC transporter substrate-binding protein has product MNTQKLKIFLTLFVSIFFVFALNACEKSKAENKENGNAKFKFGNVELPVLDGALCGAPFFVAKEKGFFADEGIGATLIAADGETRKLGLSKGTYPLTNSDFQFFQAIENGVDIKIVDGIHIGCIKILVKKGSPLKTAKDLLGKKIAVDEIGGTPHQAASLWLSVNGVSTKPEDNQVTFLPYADGNLALAALAQGQIDAAAIWDPLASSYEKAGKADVILDIATDPVFAGRYCCFIYVSAKVLHEEPEKIKALLRALHRAEAWISKHPEETVDIIAEGKYSEIEDKELAVKLIKDYVYTSEEERKKLGRDVKGDLKYFSEQLHQIGYLQKDADEFVKNVFEEIQN; this is encoded by the coding sequence ATGAATACACAGAAACTGAAAATTTTTTTGACCTTATTTGTTTCGATATTTTTTGTATTTGCTTTAAACGCTTGTGAAAAATCAAAAGCAGAAAATAAAGAAAATGGAAATGCAAAATTCAAATTTGGAAACGTAGAATTGCCCGTTTTAGATGGCGCATTATGCGGGGCACCTTTTTTTGTGGCAAAAGAAAAAGGATTTTTTGCCGACGAAGGAATTGGTGCGACGTTAATTGCGGCTGACGGCGAGACGCGTAAACTCGGACTTTCCAAAGGTACTTATCCGCTGACCAATTCCGATTTTCAATTTTTCCAAGCGATTGAAAATGGAGTCGATATAAAAATTGTCGATGGCATTCATATCGGCTGCATTAAAATTTTGGTGAAAAAAGGTTCGCCTTTAAAAACAGCAAAAGATTTGCTCGGCAAAAAAATCGCAGTCGATGAAATCGGCGGAACGCCTCATCAAGCGGCAAGTTTGTGGCTTTCGGTAAATGGCGTTTCGACAAAACCCGAAGATAATCAAGTGACCTTTTTACCGTATGCCGATGGAAACTTAGCGCTTGCCGCTCTTGCGCAAGGTCAAATTGATGCCGCAGCCATTTGGGATCCTCTTGCGTCATCGTATGAAAAAGCGGGCAAAGCCGATGTGATTTTAGATATTGCAACGGATCCTGTTTTTGCCGGGCGTTACTGCTGCTTTATTTATGTTTCGGCAAAAGTTTTGCACGAAGAACCTGAAAAAATCAAAGCGTTATTGCGAGCATTACATCGCGCCGAAGCGTGGATTTCAAAACATCCCGAAGAAACGGTGGACATTATCGCCGAAGGAAAATATTCCGAAATCGAAGACAAAGAATTAGCGGTAAAACTCATTAAGGATTACGTTTACACCTCGGAAGAAGAACGGAAAAAATTAGGCAGAGATGTGAAAGGTGATTTAAAATACTTCAGCGAACAACTTCATCAAATCGGATACTTGCAAAAAGACGCAGACGAATTTGTGAAAAATGTCTTTGAAGAAATCCAAAATTAA